gccgccgccgccgtccccggccccgccccctccctctcggCGAGCCATGGCGCTGCGCACACTCGCCGCCCGGATGCGTTCCTCCGCCCTACGCGTGCCTCCGCCGGCTCCCCGCGACCTGCCGGCGCTGGCGGCCCGCGTTCGTCCAAGGTTCTTCTGCAGCACCTCCGCGCAGGTTGCCCTCCCGTTccctccctgattgattgattgttgATCGAGTCCCTGTCCGATTTGTACTGGAGTGGTGTGGTGATGTGCCTTGCACGGCTTGATTTCCTTTCTCTGATTTCACCCACCGCAGACAACACAACTCCTTGCTAGTGATTTTACTTAGTCTGGTCATGCCACATCTCTACCTGTGTTGTAATTGTATGCGGAAAAACTAACTCTTTTTAGAAGCCACAAAATGCTCTTTGTTTCAAGGCAACAATGGAATAACAGCCTCTCTACCAACCCAAAGCTTTTTTAAGAAAGTTTAAAAGCGAATTTCTTTGAAGATGGTATTACCCCACCGACCCACCCAAAGAAAACCATGAAGAATTGTAGGGTACATGCCTGTGTAAAGTGCTCAGGACATATGTGTTCGAGGATGAACCATTATAGTTCTAAATTATCACGCTTTCAGATTTTGATGCTTGCAAAATACTGTCTAAGCATCAACTATTATAGAGTATAATAATATGCCTGTGTAAAGAAAGCTCATTCTTGGTATGCTCTTGATTATCATGCTTCCAGATTTTGATGCTTGCAATGCTGTCTATAAGCTATTTACGCTTTCGATGCTGCGTTTGTAGGGTGGACAGCAGggcaaaagacttgatttgaacaaGGCAAGTCAAGAGGAGGTCCTGCGTGAGGTCGAGTTGATTGGCAAACAGATAGATGAAGCCTGGGAGGGAGTGAGGTATAGTCTGTCTCATGATCCTTAATTCTATCTGCGCCCAACGGTATGTTACTAAACCTGATTCGTTTCCTTCTGAAGGAAGGAGAAAGAGAAGGTGCCTGGCCTGATGAAGGACATGTTTGGGACAATAAAGATGTGCTTTGGCGCTGGCATTCTGCTTGAGATTGTGTCGTATTCCATCCCCATGTTGCGCCCTGCAGCTGAAGCTCAACCTGAGCAGTGACTTGCGCCCATACTGCTTATGGTGTAGCTGGTAGCTGCATGTCTCTACTCTGCTGCCAGCGCTCTgaagtagtatatatatataacttaTGTAACAGAACTCCGGTTACGGACGTCTCTCTACTCTCACTGGGTTTAGTGTGCTTCTCTTCTGAAAGAGCAATGCAGCACTGCTGCTGAGTTGAAACTTAACTCGACCCCATTTTGGATTTGGCTGTTAAGATGTGTGATTCCTTGAATCAGCTGCCATGCCAGTGGAAAACCCAGACAATGTGTCGTTTCGCTCGTACCATTTGTAGTGTAATCTGGATATCTAATTCGTGGCACaagttttcttctccttttttacaACAATTTACTGCACTTCTTGATGACACAGTTATGGTGTCCCTGTGCTTATGACCATTACATAGTTTTAACTAGTTTTTTACAGGAGTCCAAATTTCTTTGAAAAGCAGGTTTATTTATTATTCATACACAATGCAGCCACACATATTCAAACTTTACTTTGATTTAGAATTACATTGAATAACATGCTTACTTCCAGTGACCTGCCAAGAAGGGTTTTCGTCCACAACATATTGTGTCTCGAGTTGCAATTTCAGAACATGTGCTGCTTCAAGAACTAGTTCACCCACAAGCTAGACTCTCTGGTAGCATATATATATACTATCAGTAGTAAATTGTTGCAAGCTTGCATGAATAGAAGACCTCAATGAACCTGAACTAATCATGGAAATTATGCCAGATGCACTATTCAGGCATGGAATTGTACTAGTAATGAATTCCTTAGGAACCTTTATTATAAATGGAACATACGGAATTGTGATCAATTAAATATTGCCAAGTCCTGGTATTTACTACCGCTTGGAATTAGATCATAAGGGAATTTCTATCTACACCGTGTAAATCATCATGGCCTTCATAAGTTTGTCATCAGTCAGTTGCCCATCCACCAGCTGGACCAGCAACAGTTGATCTGATGGGTGTATCATAATTCATATCAATATCTATCTACTACTAGGGTTGAATCCACATGTCCACCATGGTTTCTTTTGCTTCCAACTTCAACAATGCACAAACCTTCAACTTGCCGAAGAAACGTTAATGGCAGGTGTACGTTCTGGTAAGGGCAGGTTGAACATATCTGTTAAGAGTCTTCGAGATGCGCTGAATTACCAAATTCTTCACTGAATCTAGTTTTTTCTCACACAACACACCAAAGTTTGGGCCTAAAAAATGATATGATGAAGGGAATATCATTCATTGTCAATAGTATGAGATGCACTATATTCATGTACATTCTCTAAGTGGTGGCAAACTCATTCAAAATAAATGAAACTGAAAAGCACAACGTCATCAAGCCCTAAATGCGGCTGTGATTTCACTCAACTTGTTAATATAGAGGCACCAAACATGATTTATGCAGAAGAAAATCTGGTCAGTCTTCGTTTCGAAAAAGTCTGGTTGATCTGGAGTCAGCACAGGAAAATGGCATGGCTCATTGAAAATAACACATTGGTGATTGAGCAGTCCAGAGATGACAGCCATTAGCCTTTTCTCTCCTGTAAACGCAACTACAGAACTGGCCATGCCACATGACTGCATAGAAAGAAAATGCAACATGAAACCAGAAAGCTTCCATTGGTACCACCACAACAGACAGGAGGGTTCAACCCATCAGCAACCCTAGACAGTAGAtatagatatgataaacatagatGATTGATTGCTAACAGATTTACAAAGGTGACAAAGATGAAAAAAAAATCAGCAGTTCACAAATTTCACTAATAGTCTACAGAGAACAACACAACCATACATTCTAACATGGAGCAATCAATTACTCCCTCTGTCCTCTAATATAATATGTTATTGCAGCCAATGTACTCTCATATATTTGTTGTAATAACATCATATATTATGGTACAGAGGTACTAGTAAACACAATGCCCATTCATTAGAAAAGTATAAACTGGTAACTGGTTGCCCATTAATCGATACCAGATATAACAGGGATAATTAAGATTTGAAACACGGAACATGGTTTTGATTACATCAAAACTACTTCAGCTTATATGGTGTACAACCATGATAATACATGTCTCATATGGCGACCTCACATCACCGAACATACACCAGACAAGCAACAAAGTGCTCATTAATACATGCCATAGATAGATGAAACCGACCAAGGGAATAATCATATCTCCTCTAACGAGTGGTCACCTTCAGGACAACAGCAACGACATGAACAGGGAAAAGCAGCTTGAAAGACCAACTCAGACACTTGTTCCCCTTATCGAGAAACCCAACGCGCGCCCTTCAGAAAGGAGGAAAAGGGATTAGGATCATTTCACTTAAGAAATCATGCAGCAACAAACTCTAGATCCTTACCTCATAAATTCCTGGCGTTTCTTCACTCGATCAAGTGTAGCTAGATTCTCTTGGTACAACCTTTTCACATCTTCCTTATCTTCCTGTTCACACCAATTTAGTGATATAACAACGTTATTTGCGACGAAAGAACAAGTGAATAAGGAGGCAAACATGCTACTGAATGCCATCTTCAATCATATGGATTGCAATATGACAGGATATACTGAAGAAAGTCTGATTTCAGCAATGGTGGGAGTAGTTGCACACTAATGTGGTCTTTCTTGCTAATAAAACAAAAATAGGTTATAGGCAAAACCACATATTGCCATATGTTTGATCTAGCTAGCAGCTACTGAACGCATCTTTATTGGCAACAGAAAATCACTTATGATACATGCAATGAACTATTTGCGTGAGGCGAAGAGATCTATCAATGATTAGAACTCAACTATGCATGAAGCCTGCATAATACATGCCTGCTTTAATATTTGACTAGTATACTTGACAATGGGAGACATCATATAGATATATATTTTTTTGCATGTTGCTTGTATGCCGTAATAGTAAGAGATAATGTACACAGAAACAAGAGAGCACCAGGACATGGAGTAAACTGGTAATTCCTTACTTGTCCAATGCCTGGGAGGACCAACAGCTCCATGCTAACAAAGCAAGATATCTAGACCCTGAGCCGAAGAAATTAAGTAACTGAATCAATGATGGATAAGGTAATCAGAATGCATCGCAGGGAAAATAATAGAAGTTGAACGTGAGAATAAAAGTTGCAGCTTGGCAGTCTATGCAAAGCAACTAATTACTCTGACAAGCTACTGCCATTGTACTTTTGGTTGAGTCATTTAATTTAAGACCCGGTATAAACATGGCATCGCTTGGCTTGCTTTGTCTAATCCTTGTTGAGCTTCAACCTTGAGGATAGACCCCTGTAATCGTAAATGTAGGTCGTTTAGGACTTGGGCTAGCCAAACATTTTCTCATTATCAATATGGAAATGTTCAGCGGAGACAACATAGTACCAGGATTACTTCATTATGAAAGATACTTGCACGATGTATATTTAATATTCAAGTCAGAGCAAAATATTTTTCATAGGAATCGGTGGTCAAAGTGTTAATTTGGAGACTTGTATGGATATGCCTGGCATTTGCAATTACAGAGAGGGAGTAGACGCACACTAATATCATTGACATCGTGCTGTTTAGAGTTGGCACACCAGGTGAGGATTGTACTCTAAATGTTTGTTCTGTTGTTGGAAGATAGAACTACACATGTTCTCTTGGGTACATAGCTTGCAAATTAGGTTAAAAGAACCCACATCGTTCATCCGATATGTTGAGTTTATCAGTTTGCTATGTCGGCAGCATGCGATATTTCAAATGCTCAATGGGAAAATACATGGGAGTTATAATGTGATTGCATAATATTGTGACGTACTAGTTCGAAGTTTAGTGGTAGTCAAAGGTATCTAGTTAGCCCCCNNNNNNNNNNNNNNNNNNNNNNNNNNNNNNNNNNNNNNNNNNNNNNNNNNNNNNNNNNNNNNNNNNNNNNNNNNNNNNNNNNNNNNNNNNNNNNNNNNNNNNNNNNNNNNNNNNNNNNNNNNNNNNNNNNNNNNNNNNNNNNNNNNNNNNNNNNNNNNNNNNNNNNNNNNNNNNNNNNNNNNNNNNNNNNNNNNNNNNNNNNNNNNNNNNNNNNNNNNNNNNNNNNNNNNNNNNNNNNNNNNNNNNNNNNNNNNNNNNNNNNNNNNNNNNNNNNNNNNNNNNNNNNNNNNNNNNNNNNNNNNNNNNNNNNNNNNNNNNNNNNNNNNNNNNNNNNNNNNNNNNNNNNNNNNNNNNNNNNNNNNNNNNNNNNNNNNNNNNNNNNNNNNNNNNNNNNNNNNNNNNNNNNNNNNNNNNNNNNNNNNNNNNNNNNNNNNNNNNNNNNNNNNNNNNNNNNNNNNNNNNNNNNNNNNNNNNNNNNNNNNNNNNNNNNNNNNNNNNNNNNNNNNNNNNNNNNNNNNNNNNNNNNNNNNNNNNNNNNNNNNNNNNNNNNNNNNNNNNNNNNNNNNNNNNNNNNNNNNNNNNNNNNNNNNNNNNNNNNNNNNNNNNNNNNNNNNNNNNNNNNNNNNNNNNNNNNNNNNNNNNNNNNNNNNNNNNNNNNNNNNNNNNNNNNNNNNNNNNNNNNNNNNNNNNNNNNNNNNNNNNNNNNNNNNNNNNNNNNNNNNNNNNNNNNNNNNNNNNNNNNNNNNNNNNNNNNNNNNNNNNNNNNNNNNNNNNNNNNNNNNNNNNNNNNNNNNNNNNNNNNNNNNNNNNNNNNNNNNNNNNNNNNNNNNNNNNNNNNNNNNNNNNNNNNNNNNNNNNNNNNNNNNNNNNNNNNNNNNNNNCGGCAAAGCTCGCGCAGGTCCCAGGGATGGCGGCAGCggggcgtctctccctccgtcCTGGTGGCAAGGCGCGGCCACGTGTGGTGCAGGGCCGACAACGCATCTGGCAGTGGTTGGTGACGCATCTGCCGGTGGTTGGCGGCGGTCTCGCTCGGCGCATGCTGCCGGGTGGTGGTGGAGTCGGGGCGGTGGCGGGTGACGCTGCAGCAGCGACGCGGCGGCTGGAAGACCTGGTGGCTGGATCTGGATCCAAGGCGTCCAGCGAGCTGGCCTGGCGCGGCGTCGAGCTTGCAGGTGGCGAAGGGCACAGGTGGAGGTGGTGATCATCGATGTGTGGCTGCACGGGCTGCTTGGATGTGCTGGTGTGCAGCCATGAAGGTCTGGGGTGCTCCATGGCACCCGGATCTGGCTTTCCAGCTGGTTACTTGGCCAGCCGGCGGTGCCGTGGCCACGACGAGGGGGTCGGCGGTGGATGCTGCTGACGGGGTCTGACTACGGCGGTGGTGGGGTGTGGCCGGCGGCAAGAGCCTGTATGCGGGTGGTAGTCGGCACCAACTTGACTCCGGCTGTGCAGGTGCTCGAGGTGAGCTTCGGTGTCATCGGAGCCTCGTGCTAGTCCTAGTGGGGACGCTCGCCGTGGACTGGTACGAGGGCAGGGAGGTCTCGGGCTGCTGGGCTCAGCTGCTAGCTTCGACGGAGATGACTGGGACGGGATGCTTCGGGTGAAAGCCTTGTGTCGACCTTGTCGGCAACGATGACGGCGACGTCTACGGACGCCGCTCTCCCTCATGAAGGCGTCATCGGGAAGCTATCGTTGCCTGCTCAATCGTGTGCCCCGGGTGAAAGCcttagatccatctatggatcgaACAACGACGGTGTCTTGACGTCGTTTCTCCTCCTTGGGGGCGTTGTTTTTGGGAGCCACGGATCCGCGGTTGGTAGCTTGATGTCTGGGTTGTAGTGGTTGTTGGGTTGTTGGTGTgtagggtggtggtggtggaagtgatCTGTGGCGGCGACCAATCCCTTGGTCATCTTGGTGCTGATGGTTGTTGACCTATCTCTTGGGGGCTCGTGATGGCGATGAGGTCTCGGTGTTCAGTGCCCTTCGATGGTGTTTGAGGTTTTGTTGCCTTGCACAGTGCCCTGGCTCTCTCTATTTGTGATGGTGGCCATGGTGTGGCCTAGAGGAGGTGCAGGGCTGTCTCGGTTGAACATTGCCCTTCGGCACGGTCTGTGGCTCTCTCTGCTGCGACGTGGCTAGGCAATGGGATGCCCTTTGACGGTGGTTGCGACTTCCTAGCTCTTCAAGGTGCTGAGTGCTCGCAGGGCAGCTGGCGACTTCTTCTCTACATCCTCTCGGTGATGGATCTCCTTTCGACTAATTCGACAAAGCTTGCTTCCGCTCTTCTCGGTCCAGCTAGTGGTGTTGGGTGCTAAGTTCTTGGTGTTGGCTGTTTGTCCTAGCTCTTTTCTGATTCTCCTTCTGTGGTTCCTTGTGTCTTCTTGTGTGTGTTGGATGCTTCTGTTGTACCCGACGTGTTGTATCTTACTCTTATTTATAATGAAAATGGTTCAGGCCGGCGTAAGCCCGCCGTAGCACCATCAAAAAAAAAGGTATCTAGTTAGCCATATAGAGGTAAATGGAATGTTGAATAGCTTATATACTCCATACTGATACAAAGTTAAAATGTTTGGAGGAATATAGTGTTATATGATGATGTATCACTGGCTATCCTCTGTCCACCACCTCTTGGGCATATGAATGATTATTTTGATTACTGTTTCTAACCTCTCACCTCTGTCACTTTGTTCCAGAGCGCAACCGACTGTGGTTTTGAGATTTTGATGCTGAATAAAAGAGAAGGATAAGATCAGCCAAGAATTCTACCCTGGATAGTACCATCAACACATCGTCAGTTTGACAGTACAGTGATGGCCGAACATTGATTAACAGTTTGCCTTCGTTTCTTCGAATATCCCATACAATAGTGTACAGTTTCCTTTAGAATGGCCATTCAGTTCCAAAGAAGTGCTAAGTGAAACACTCTTCTTCAGAACTTCGCATATGTAGCACTAGGGGATGGtgttttttgttctagtgttttggAACTTCGGAGAAATTAAACAGTGCTTCTTGCTTGCGCCAAAAGTGTATATATTTTTTTTTAGTCAAGCACCTAGAACTGTCAACAGGTTGGTGAAAGCAGATTTTGCAACACCCATCATAATATACTTTACTCCATGCTGCTGCATATGAAAATCCATCCACGCACATGTTGTCTTCAGTGTTTGAATTTGCATTTTGTTGGTTACCTTTTCAGAGTCAGGAAAGCTACTTTTCTTGGTTTATCTCACGCATATGCAAATGGTTTTCGTTTTTACGCGGGACATGCTTTTTAATGGTTGTTCTCATGTTCATTGGCTGTATGTACTCTCCACTCCAGCTCTTCTCACTAAGAATAAATTTCTATAAGGCTGGGCATCACTACTTCCCTATCACGCTCGTCTTATTTCATTGTGTATATGTTGGCCATATATACTTGGCTCCATGCTGGTGCGTACGAAACCCTAGAACATATGCTGGCCCGGCCTGGACGTATGGTTGCTAATCCATCAATGTAGAGTAATCTTGCGAAAACATGTTGTTTCCAGGGGGCAAGATGCAAATGTTCCAAGGGGATATATTGAAATATATCAGTCAGTTTATCCTGCCCCTTCATGCATACCTAACGCACCTAGGGGTGTGTTTGGTTCATGGGATAGCCCCCAGAGGACGGCGATAGCCAGTTTTTAAGTGGATACCGGATGTTTGGTTCGCTAGAGAGGTGGAATACCAGGGAGCGGTGGGGTGGGGGCAAACCTCAAAGGAGATGAAGAGcctggaggggaggggctgcgtgCCGGAGAGCGGCGGCGGGACGCGGGGACCGCATCCTTGTGGCCAGGCTGCGCAGCGCCATGGGCCGATCTGGACGAGATCTAGGGTTCGGTGGTGGTTACCTCTCTCTGGCCTTGCTTGGCCCTCGCGGCTGGCTAATGTACAGGGGAGAGAGCCCGGACCGAAGCTAGCACCATCCACTACGTGTCGGGAGCTCCTTGGTGTGTCGGACTGAGATCCACTTACTGTCACGTTCATTTTCATTttcacttgtaaggccaactccaccgtgtCTGATTTTGGTGTGACCCTTTTGCTAAATTTTAGCCAAATCTGACCCCGTCCGAAAGTATTCCGAAATCTGACCTTTTTTCTATCATCAGAGTCGATGGCTGTAGGGCATAACAGCCTATCGCCAAAGCCATTGACGGTAGAAACACACGCCTTACCGCAAAAAATTTCTAAATAACGGATACAGCCAGCCCGTTTGGCGGTAGGGATATACATGCTACCGCCAGCCCGTTTGGTGGTAAGCCAGCATTACGCTGACACGAATAAGTTGTCTACCTTCAGGGTCCTTGACGGTAGGCTATTATACCATACCGTCAGAGTCTTTGATGGTAGCAAAAGGATCAGATCCCAAAATACTTTCGAATAAGGGTCACATCCAGCTAAACTTTAGCAAAAGGTCAAAACACCAAAATTGGCCCTCCAGCGCACCATCTCATCAGGTTTTGTCAATTTGGGTTAGGTAAAGGAATGACGTTCGGCCGTTTTTCTCTTTTTACCCGTGTGTTGTTGGATTGTTTTTCCCTTTTTACCTATGTTTTTCGGATGTGTTGGCAATGTGTCCAACTGGCTGACGCCCCGGCTGGCCGGAGGTTAAATGTAGACAATTTTTTGAACTAAACATTGCAAAAATTTTTACAACAAAATAAATTAAACATTGCAACCgaataaggaacacaaaatctacAACCAAATCGAAACTGTTATGGGTACATGAAAAGAAAATGAACCGATACATCTGTTGGTAGCCAATGTGAGTTCACATGTGCTCAACAAGTCATTTTGGAGTATTCCAATCACGCATTTCATGAGAAAATTGGGCGAAATGTTCAAAAGTTATTGGTTCTTggtgctcaggcacaacatttttCACCCTGATATTCAAACTCTTGGTTGAAGGTGTTGTTATCACGCTCATAGTGGCTCCTCCACGATCATGTCATGCATGATCACATAATTAGTCATCACCTTCCAAAGCTTCTCGGTGCTCCATGTCAGTGCAGGGTGGCGAACGATGCCTCGTCGAGATTGAAGCACACAAAATGCAAGCTCAAAGTCCTTTCTAGGACTCTCTTGTGCTTGGGCAAATCtttgtttcttctttcttttcgGATTGGATATTGTCTTTGCaagagttgaccactgaggatgAATATTGTCAGCTAGGTAGTGTCCCTTGTTGTAATGGTGGACATTGATCTCAAAGTCGACCTCTGGGTAGTGGCCTttctgcaagccttgcgaacaCTAGAGaacgttgaagcacgttgatatcattgtgagaaccagccatgccgaagaaagagtgtCATATCTAAAGATCTAGTGAAGACGCCATTTAGTATGACAGTGCAACCTTTAACATATCCAAAGAAATTTGTGGATACTACGTATTAAATTAtatttctctctcaaaaaatgtatcaaattataattttagtaatAAAACGACCTTTAGATATTCATGTGTTATAAATATTGTACATACAAACCAAATAACCTACTTTAATAAAATTATTTATTATTTAAATATGTATATTTAAAGTAATATTTTATGAAATAATTGTATTattaaaaatattcataatttaaaattttaaattttgagAATATTCAATCATGTCTGATACTTAAGTTATATAATTTTTCGAATATAAGTCATGAATAAAAATAATACATAGGTGGATATTCATGAATATTTAGTAAGTGTTTGTATTGATCATTTTGTATAATTGTAATATAATCCGTTAGTGTATAATTTTGTATTGATTCACTAAACATATTTATTTAATAAAAAAATCGTTGTCCATATTAACTAAATATTTTGTATATAATGCACAGGTTTATATATTAGATGTTTTTATTTACAACTGATCatatatataaaatatttttaacacacaaatatttgaacataattttatTACTTACATATtatacatatatctaaaaatatATCTTAAATGTTTTTATTAGTTACGTTATACTAAATATATTTTTATAGAATACACAGGTTTATATTTACTAATCATCGTCTATATGTATAATATTTTGAACAAAACATTTTTACTTACGGTTtgcaaatatatataaaaaatagtgTGTGCAAAATGGCCCCCGATATCTACTGCCCATTTAAGCTCCACATATCGTTTGCCGTTAATTTGTCCGACAGTAACACGACTATTCGAAGGACGTGCGTGGGAGGTGCCACGTCGGCTGAGGGAGCGGCGATGGTTCAACGTTACAATGAAAGATGGCATGCCATTTAGGCCCAGTTCTTTAGCCAGAAtctggggattctcccagaatccgacccCTGCCCAGCTTCTTTCAGAATCTTTCAGTCcaatttgttttacaatcctatctaattAGACTCTAACTAGATAGAATTATAAAACAAATGTGGCCAAAAGAATTGGGCCTTAGCCTTTCCTGACATGCCTAACggttagagcattactagtagaacccctaaaccctcaaacccttgtagcagttttaagggttgagaagtgccactttttgacaattttaagggttgaaaaataggggcaaagactagaaccctcaaacccaacccttaaactgctttaagg
The sequence above is drawn from the Triticum aestivum cultivar Chinese Spring chromosome 7A, IWGSC CS RefSeq v2.1, whole genome shotgun sequence genome and encodes:
- the LOC123150522 gene encoding uncharacterized protein, translating into MALRTLAARMRSSALRVPPPAPRDLPALAARVRPRFFCSTSAQGGQQGKRLDLNKASQEEVLREVELIGKQIDEAWEGVRKEKEKVPGLMKDMFGTIKMCFGAGILLEIVSYSIPMLRPAAEAQPEQ